From Longimicrobium sp., a single genomic window includes:
- a CDS encoding addiction module protein translates to MATITISDLQHLSVPERLRLVEELWNSIAAEAHASPERLPLGDPLRMELRRRSEEFRRNPHDVIPADQALDDIERSLG, encoded by the coding sequence ATGGCTACCATCACCATCTCCGATCTGCAGCACCTGAGCGTTCCGGAGCGCCTCCGCCTGGTGGAGGAACTCTGGAACAGCATTGCCGCCGAAGCGCATGCGAGCCCGGAGCGGCTGCCGCTCGGCGATCCGCTTCGGATGGAGCTTCGGCGCCGTTCCGAGGAGTTCCGGAGGAACCCGCACGACGTGATCCCGGCCGATCAGGCCCTCGATGACATCGAGCGGTCGCTCGGGTGA
- a CDS encoding DNA-directed RNA polymerase subunit alpha gives MELDITGLQMPNLPEQPRTGQIVLRPLERGFGHTLGNTMRRILLSSLRGAAVWAFRTDGVLHEHQTIAGVVEDVHQVIRNLKTLVLRMTEDADEAVLELRARASGPVTARNITAHPAVEVVNPDHHILTLTEDRDLRIELYVNKGRGFVLAEAHPIPRGMPADLVRVDAVYNPVTRANFVVEDTRVGQRTDFDRLVLEVETNGAIDVRNAVQYAARLAIEHLAFLAGGTPEWRLDRSWGEGAGAGAAVPAGRAPVPPRLQELLHRPIEDLTELSVRSRNSLQKENIHTVRDLVQRTEQQMLSIDNFGKKSLQEISEFLAGHGLRFGQELEQTDDGTLFWVLPENDGGNTDIAAGDLSGEEQ, from the coding sequence GTGGAACTCGATATTACCGGCCTGCAGATGCCGAACCTGCCCGAGCAGCCGCGCACGGGGCAGATCGTGCTTCGCCCGCTGGAGCGCGGCTTCGGCCACACGCTCGGCAACACCATGCGGCGCATCCTGCTGTCGAGCCTGCGCGGCGCCGCGGTCTGGGCGTTCCGCACCGACGGCGTGCTGCACGAGCACCAGACGATCGCGGGGGTGGTGGAGGACGTGCACCAGGTGATCCGCAACCTGAAGACACTGGTGCTGCGGATGACCGAGGACGCCGACGAGGCGGTGCTGGAGCTGCGCGCGCGCGCCTCGGGCCCGGTGACGGCCCGCAACATCACCGCCCACCCGGCGGTCGAGGTGGTGAACCCCGACCACCACATCCTGACGCTCACCGAGGACCGTGACCTCAGGATCGAGCTGTACGTGAACAAGGGCCGCGGCTTCGTGCTGGCCGAGGCGCACCCCATCCCGCGCGGGATGCCCGCCGACCTGGTGCGCGTGGACGCCGTCTACAACCCGGTGACCCGCGCCAACTTCGTGGTCGAGGACACGCGCGTGGGGCAGCGCACCGACTTCGACCGCCTGGTGCTGGAGGTGGAGACCAACGGGGCGATCGACGTGCGCAACGCCGTGCAGTACGCGGCGCGGCTGGCCATCGAGCACCTGGCCTTCCTGGCGGGCGGCACTCCCGAGTGGCGGCTGGACCGCAGCTGGGGCGAGGGCGCCGGCGCCGGCGCGGCGGTTCCCGCGGGGCGCGCCCCCGTGCCGCCCCGGCTGCAGGAGCTGCTGCACCGGCCCATCGAGGACCTGACCGAGCTCTCGGTGCGCAGCCGCAACTCGCTGCAGAAGGAGAACATCCACACGGTGCGCGACCTGGTGCAGCGCACCGAGCAGCAGATGCTCTCGATCGACAACTTCGGCAAGAAGAGCCTGCAGGAGATCAGCGAGTTCCTGGCGGGCCACGGGCTGCGCTTCGGCCAGGAGCTGGAGCAGACCGACGACGGCACGCTGTTCTGGGTGCTTCCCGAGAACGACGGCGGCAACACCGACATCGCGGCCGGCGACCTGTCCGGCGAGGAGCAGTGA
- the rpsM gene encoding 30S ribosomal protein S13, producing MARIAGVDLPREKRIEIGLTYIFGIGRPTARKILEEAGVSPDERVNKLSDEDINKLRRIIDATYRVEGVLRGEIARNIKRLMDIGSYRGLRHRRGLPVRGQRTHTNARTKKGPRRAIAGKKKPGKK from the coding sequence ATGGCCCGCATTGCCGGCGTCGATCTCCCCCGCGAGAAGCGGATCGAGATCGGCCTGACGTACATCTTCGGGATCGGCCGCCCCACGGCGCGCAAGATCCTGGAAGAGGCCGGGGTGAGCCCGGACGAGCGCGTGAACAAGCTCTCGGACGAGGACATCAACAAGCTGCGCCGCATCATCGACGCGACCTACCGCGTGGAGGGCGTGCTGCGCGGCGAGATCGCCCGCAACATCAAGCGCCTGATGGACATCGGCTCGTACCGCGGGCTGCGGCACCGCCGCGGGCTGCCGGTTCGCGGCCAGCGGACGCACACCAACGCCCGCACCAAGAAGGGCCCGCGCCGCGCCATCGCCGGCAAGAAGAAGCCGGGCAAGAAGTAA
- the rpsD gene encoding 30S ribosomal protein S4, which yields MARYTGPVCKLCRREGQKLFLKGIKCFTEKCPVERRPYAPGQHGQSGGGRRKKASEYAHQLREKQKVKRIYGVAEKPFRNLFEKAAHQTGVTGENLLVALESRLDNIVYRMGFGASRKEARQIIKHGHVQVNGRKLDIPSAQVGPGDEVRIAPKSKDILPVEAALAAKSRPTSVAWLAVDEGSRTGRMLTRPTRADIPLAVQEQLIVELYSK from the coding sequence ATGGCCCGTTATACCGGACCCGTCTGCAAGCTCTGCCGCCGCGAGGGGCAGAAGCTGTTCCTGAAGGGGATCAAGTGCTTCACCGAGAAGTGCCCGGTGGAGCGCCGCCCCTACGCCCCCGGCCAGCACGGCCAGAGTGGCGGCGGCCGCCGCAAGAAGGCGAGCGAGTACGCCCACCAGCTGCGCGAGAAGCAGAAGGTGAAGCGCATCTACGGCGTGGCCGAGAAGCCGTTCCGCAACCTGTTCGAGAAGGCCGCGCACCAGACCGGCGTGACGGGCGAGAACCTGCTCGTGGCGCTGGAGAGCCGGCTGGACAACATCGTGTACCGCATGGGCTTTGGCGCCAGCCGCAAGGAGGCGCGCCAGATCATCAAGCACGGGCACGTGCAGGTGAACGGCCGCAAGCTCGACATCCCGAGCGCCCAGGTGGGCCCGGGCGACGAGGTGCGCATCGCCCCCAAGAGCAAGGACATCCTCCCGGTGGAGGCCGCCCTTGCCGCCAAGAGCCGCCCCACCAGCGTGGCCTGGCTGGCGGTGGACGAGGGGAGCCGCACCGGCCGGATGCTGACGCGCCCGACGCGCGCCGACATCCCGCTGGCGGTGCAGGAGCAGCTCATCGTCGAGCTCTACAGCAAGTAA
- the rpsK gene encoding 30S ribosomal protein S11, translated as MAKPKAAGRPKTKRHVDSEGVAHIKATFNNTIVTISDMGGNGVVWGSAGKAGFKGSKKSTPFAATVAAEQAAREALSLGMKRVHVRVQGPGSGRESAIQALAAAGLNIRSIRDVTPIPHNGCRPPKKRRV; from the coding sequence ATGGCCAAGCCGAAGGCAGCGGGGCGCCCGAAGACCAAGCGCCACGTGGACAGCGAAGGGGTCGCGCACATCAAGGCGACCTTCAACAACACGATCGTGACCATCTCCGACATGGGTGGTAACGGGGTCGTGTGGGGAAGCGCCGGCAAGGCCGGCTTCAAGGGCAGCAAGAAGAGCACGCCGTTCGCCGCGACCGTGGCGGCCGAGCAGGCCGCGCGCGAGGCGCTGTCGCTGGGGATGAAGCGCGTGCACGTGCGCGTGCAGGGCCCCGGCAGCGGGCGCGAGAGCGCGATCCAGGCGCTGGCCGCCGCGGGGCTGAACATCCGCTCGATCCGCGACGTCACGCCGATCCCGCACAACGGCTGCCGCCCGCCCAAGAAGCGCCGCGTCTGA
- the rpmJ gene encoding 50S ribosomal protein L36, with amino-acid sequence MKVRASVKPICEHCKVVRRRGVIRIICKKNPRHKQRQG; translated from the coding sequence ATGAAGGTCCGCGCGAGCGTGAAGCCGATCTGCGAGCACTGCAAGGTGGTGCGCCGCAGGGGGGTGATCCGCATCATCTGCAAGAAGAACCCGCGCCACAAGCAGCGCCAGGGTTGA
- the map gene encoding type I methionyl aminopeptidase, with the protein MIQLYLAEEMEAIARAGRILAALYRVIPERVRPGATTAELDRFAEDFIRSHEGAVPAFKGLYGFPATLCTSVNHEVVHGIPSSRRKLQEGDIVSVDCGVKLDGFYADAANTYAVGPVALEVATLLEETSAALHRGIAETRPGHRLGDVGAAIQEVADARGYGVVRELVGHGVGRKPHEEPQVPNYGRRGRGLKLVEGMVLAIEPMFNLGVAGVRTLPDRWTVVTADRKVSAHFEHTVGVTADGPRILTDGS; encoded by the coding sequence GTGATCCAGCTCTACCTGGCCGAGGAGATGGAGGCGATCGCGCGGGCCGGGCGCATCCTGGCGGCGCTCTACCGGGTGATCCCCGAGCGGGTGCGGCCGGGCGCCACCACGGCCGAGCTCGACCGCTTCGCCGAGGATTTCATCCGCTCGCACGAGGGCGCCGTGCCGGCCTTCAAGGGGCTGTACGGCTTCCCCGCCACGCTCTGCACCAGCGTGAACCACGAGGTGGTGCACGGGATCCCCTCCAGCCGGCGCAAGCTGCAGGAGGGCGACATCGTGAGCGTGGACTGCGGGGTGAAGCTGGACGGCTTCTACGCCGACGCGGCCAACACCTACGCGGTGGGCCCGGTCGCGCTGGAGGTGGCCACGCTGCTGGAGGAAACCAGCGCGGCGCTCCACCGCGGCATCGCCGAGACGCGCCCCGGGCACCGGCTGGGCGACGTGGGCGCGGCCATCCAGGAGGTGGCCGACGCGCGCGGCTACGGCGTGGTGCGCGAGCTGGTGGGCCACGGCGTGGGGCGCAAGCCGCACGAGGAGCCGCAGGTGCCCAACTACGGCAGGCGCGGGCGCGGGCTGAAGCTGGTGGAGGGGATGGTGCTGGCCATCGAGCCCATGTTCAACCTGGGCGTGGCCGGCGTCCGCACCCTTCCCGACCGGTGGACCGTGGTGACGGCCGACCGCAAGGTCTCGGCCCACTTCGAGCACACGGTGGGGGTAACGGCCGACGGCCCGCGCATCCTGACGGACGGGAGCTGA